From Gemmatimonadales bacterium, one genomic window encodes:
- a CDS encoding cobalamin-binding protein yields the protein MVRVLALFLALVAACTARPARGTLSITDDWGRTVALAAPAQRIVSLSPSSTEILFAIGAGPRLVGRTDYCDWPPAARAVPSVGNGMQPSVEAVVARRPDLVVLYASAANRAAVQGLTALGIPVAVLKLDLGADVVRAARRLGILTGEADAADSLVAAFDASLGAVRARIAAQPGRRPLLYVDVWASPPMTVGRGSYLSQVLEAAGAVNSFGDLGASAATVSLEAIASRDPDAVLVLAPDTLHPPDLAARPGWTTVRAVREGRVLVVDASLYGRPGPRMPLAAEDLARRIAPLRWRSGR from the coding sequence GTGGTCCGAGTTCTGGCGTTGTTCCTGGCGCTCGTCGCCGCGTGTACGGCGCGGCCGGCGCGCGGCACACTCTCCATCACCGACGATTGGGGCCGCACCGTCGCGCTGGCCGCGCCGGCGCAGCGGATCGTCTCCCTGTCGCCCTCCAGCACTGAGATCCTGTTCGCCATCGGCGCCGGCCCGCGGCTCGTGGGCCGGACGGACTACTGCGACTGGCCGCCGGCCGCACGGGCGGTGCCCAGCGTGGGCAACGGGATGCAGCCGAGCGTCGAGGCCGTGGTCGCGCGCCGCCCGGACCTCGTGGTGCTGTACGCGTCCGCGGCCAACCGCGCCGCGGTCCAGGGGCTCACCGCGCTCGGCATCCCGGTCGCGGTCCTCAAGCTGGATCTCGGGGCCGACGTCGTCCGCGCCGCCCGGCGGCTCGGGATCCTCACCGGCGAGGCCGACGCCGCCGACTCGCTGGTGGCCGCGTTCGACGCGTCGCTCGGCGCGGTGCGCGCGCGCATCGCCGCCCAGCCGGGACGGCGCCCGCTCCTCTACGTGGACGTGTGGGCCAGCCCGCCGATGACGGTGGGGCGGGGCAGCTACCTCTCGCAGGTGCTCGAGGCCGCGGGCGCGGTCAACAGCTTCGGCGACCTCGGCGCGTCGGCCGCGACGGTCAGCCTCGAGGCGATCGCCTCCCGCGACCCCGACGCCGTGCTGGTCCTGGCCCCCGACACGCTGCACCCGCCCGACCTCGCCGCGCGGCCGGGCTGGACCACGGTGCGCGCGGTGCGCGAGGGCAGGGTGCTGGTGGTGGACGCGAGCCTCTACGGCCGGCCGGGGCCGCGGATGCCGCTGGCGGCCGAGGACCTCGCGCGACGGATCGCGCCGCTGCGCTGGCGGTCGGGCCGGTGA
- a CDS encoding iron ABC transporter permease, whose protein sequence is MRRPGAAAFLAGLGVAALAALVLGVALGAAPLAPRALLRALAGRGDPTAVAIVWSLRAPRVALGFVVGGVLAVAGAALQALVRNPLADPYLLGLSGGAGLGAVLAIAAGVASAWALPAAAFAGALLAVAVVYRLALIAGGGLDSRVLLLAGVVVGAFAGALLAGVLAVSEATQVKTATLWLMGSLGGVAWTGVLALAAYAAPAVAVLLAEARNLNLLALGEEPAQHLGADVARTKRRVYVAASLLAAASVAAAGMIGFVGLVVPHAVRLVRGHDHRFLLPAAFVLGGTFLVLADTLARTLFAPLELPVGVVTAVVGVPIFAVLLRRWTSR, encoded by the coding sequence GTGAGGCGTCCCGGGGCCGCGGCGTTCCTGGCGGGGCTCGGCGTGGCGGCCCTCGCGGCGCTCGTGCTCGGCGTCGCGCTCGGCGCCGCGCCGCTCGCGCCGCGGGCCCTCCTGCGGGCGCTGGCTGGCCGCGGCGATCCGACGGCCGTCGCGATCGTGTGGTCGCTGCGCGCGCCGCGGGTGGCGCTCGGGTTCGTCGTGGGCGGCGTGCTCGCGGTCGCGGGCGCCGCGCTGCAGGCGCTGGTCCGCAACCCGCTCGCCGATCCCTACCTACTCGGGCTGTCGGGCGGCGCCGGCCTCGGGGCGGTGCTCGCGATCGCGGCGGGCGTCGCGTCGGCGTGGGCCCTGCCGGCCGCGGCGTTCGCCGGCGCGCTGCTGGCCGTGGCGGTCGTGTACCGGCTGGCGCTGATCGCGGGCGGCGGCCTCGACAGCCGGGTGCTGCTGCTGGCGGGGGTGGTGGTCGGCGCCTTCGCGGGCGCGCTGCTGGCCGGCGTGCTGGCGGTGAGCGAGGCGACGCAGGTCAAGACGGCCACGCTGTGGCTGATGGGGAGCCTGGGGGGCGTCGCCTGGACGGGCGTGCTGGCGCTGGCCGCGTACGCCGCGCCCGCCGTCGCCGTGCTGCTGGCGGAGGCGCGCAACCTCAACCTGCTCGCCCTGGGCGAGGAGCCGGCGCAGCACCTCGGCGCCGACGTCGCGCGCACCAAGCGGCGGGTGTACGTGGCCGCCTCGCTGCTGGCGGCGGCGAGCGTCGCGGCGGCGGGCATGATCGGCTTCGTGGGCCTGGTGGTGCCCCACGCGGTGCGGCTGGTGCGGGGGCACGACCACCGGTTCCTGCTGCCGGCGGCCTTCGTGCTGGGCGGCACGTTCCTGGTGCTGGCCGACACGCTGGCGCGCACGCTGTTCGCCCCGCTCGAGCTGCCGGTCGGCGTGGTGACCGCCGTGGTGGGTGTTCCGATCTTCGCGGTGCTGCTGCGGCGATGGACGAGCCGGTGA
- the recO gene encoding DNA repair protein RecO — MPLVTTPAVILHVMPYGDTSKILRLLTRDLGLRSAIARGARRAKAATGPRLDLFAFGEASLRVHEARDLHPLTAFEITDAHAALAHGVARFASACAVAELALKAAPAEAHAGVFAAVAGGLAALSAAPEDDVEATAIAACWAVVVALGFSPSLDRCVTCGVPVEGAVHFSAAAGGALCASHRGGAGSVAKLAPPDRDALAALVAGLLPEPPLDARHAASHRRLLLSFIRYHLAEDRPLPAMAFWDQAEWTATSS, encoded by the coding sequence ATGCCGCTCGTCACGACGCCCGCCGTGATCCTGCACGTCATGCCGTACGGCGACACCTCCAAGATCCTGCGGCTCCTGACGCGCGACCTCGGGCTCCGGAGCGCCATCGCGCGCGGCGCCCGCCGGGCGAAGGCCGCCACCGGGCCGCGGCTCGACCTGTTCGCCTTCGGCGAGGCGAGCCTCCGGGTGCACGAGGCGCGCGACCTGCACCCCCTGACGGCCTTCGAGATCACCGACGCGCACGCGGCCCTGGCCCACGGCGTCGCGCGCTTCGCCTCGGCCTGCGCCGTGGCGGAGCTGGCGCTCAAGGCCGCGCCCGCCGAGGCGCACGCCGGCGTGTTCGCCGCCGTGGCCGGCGGGCTGGCCGCCCTGTCCGCGGCGCCGGAGGACGACGTGGAGGCCACGGCGATCGCGGCCTGCTGGGCCGTGGTGGTGGCGCTCGGCTTCTCGCCCTCGCTCGACCGCTGCGTGACGTGCGGCGTGCCGGTCGAAGGCGCCGTCCACTTCTCGGCGGCGGCGGGCGGGGCGCTGTGCGCCTCGCACCGCGGCGGCGCCGGCTCCGTCGCGAAGCTCGCGCCGCCGGACCGCGACGCGCTGGCCGCCCTGGTGGCCGGCCTGCTGCCCGAGCCGCCGCTCGACGCGCGGCACGCGGCGTCGCACCGCCGCCTGCTGCTGTCGTTCATCCGCTACCACCTCGCCGAGGACCGGCCGCTGCCGGCCATGGCGTTCTGGGACCAGGCCGAGTGGACCGCCACCTCGTCATAG
- a CDS encoding TonB-dependent receptor, whose amino-acid sequence MSNHHVPALRTRLAARAAAAALAACWAAPFASAGLAAQQPSDTVRLAPIVVTATRLPTPLGSVASSVTVVGGDELRERGVATVADALRAVPGAEVVETGPFGSATSLFVRGGESDYVRVLVDGVSLNTPGGGVDLATLSTADVDRIEIVRGPASVLYGSDAVTGVVQVFTRSGSGPLRWDAGAAGGTFGARSWDARVSGGGDRAGLSLGWSHFADDGIYAFNNRYRNDVLSGALSLVPDGRTSARLSARYTNDLYHYPTDGSGNVTYHNQWQSGSAVATSLDAGRFLTPALEARMLLGMTESSGRVDQEPNTPADTLGFYAFSSFDRLSRRSADARLNLHAAAGTVLTAGAALETEAERSTSLSLSQYGPSADSLVVSRWNRAVYVQALAEPRRALSLVAGARLERNQAFGSFATGRAGAAYRLGTAKLHATVGTAFKEPSFFENYATGYVLGNAALKPERSTSWDAGIEQGWGNGALVVSATWFSQRFRNLIQYTSAPPTPTSPNYYNVAAAEASGLELEARAAVGPSVEVRAQYTYTHTAAQDSGYDGAAFAQGQRLLRRPIHAGSAGATARVGAGGSASLTAYYVGNRVDEDFATFPATRVVLPAYVRVDLAGVAPLIGGRRSGGASPAVALTLKVENLLDQRYQQVLNFPSRRRAVFVGLRLAGGR is encoded by the coding sequence ATGAGCAACCACCACGTCCCGGCGCTCCGGACCCGGCTCGCCGCCCGTGCGGCCGCGGCCGCCCTCGCCGCCTGCTGGGCCGCGCCGTTCGCCTCCGCGGGCCTCGCCGCGCAGCAGCCTTCGGACACGGTGCGGCTCGCGCCGATCGTCGTCACCGCGACGCGGCTGCCGACGCCGCTGGGCTCCGTCGCCTCGTCGGTCACCGTGGTCGGCGGCGACGAGCTGCGCGAGCGCGGCGTCGCCACCGTGGCCGACGCGCTGCGCGCCGTGCCCGGCGCGGAGGTGGTGGAGACCGGGCCGTTCGGCAGCGCGACGTCGCTGTTCGTGCGCGGCGGCGAGAGCGATTACGTGCGGGTGCTGGTGGACGGCGTATCGCTCAACACGCCCGGCGGCGGCGTGGACCTGGCGACGCTGTCCACCGCCGACGTGGACCGGATCGAGATCGTGCGCGGGCCGGCCAGCGTGCTGTACGGCTCCGATGCCGTCACGGGCGTCGTGCAGGTGTTCACCCGCAGCGGGAGCGGGCCGCTGCGCTGGGACGCGGGGGCGGCGGGCGGCACGTTCGGCGCGCGGAGCTGGGACGCGCGGGTGTCCGGGGGCGGCGATCGGGCGGGCCTCAGCCTCGGCTGGTCGCACTTCGCCGACGACGGCATCTACGCGTTCAACAACCGCTACCGCAACGACGTGCTGAGCGGCGCGCTGAGCCTGGTGCCGGACGGGAGGACCAGCGCGCGGCTCTCCGCGCGCTACACCAACGACCTGTATCACTACCCGACGGACGGGTCCGGCAACGTCACGTACCACAACCAGTGGCAGTCGGGCAGCGCGGTCGCGACGAGCCTCGACGCGGGCCGCTTCCTGACGCCGGCGCTCGAGGCCCGGATGCTGCTCGGGATGACGGAGTCGAGCGGCCGGGTGGACCAGGAGCCGAACACGCCGGCCGACACCCTGGGCTTCTACGCGTTCAGCAGCTTCGACCGCCTGAGCCGCCGCAGCGCGGACGCGCGGCTCAACCTCCACGCCGCGGCGGGCACGGTGCTCACGGCGGGCGCGGCGCTCGAGACCGAGGCGGAGCGGAGCACCAGTTTGTCGCTCAGCCAGTACGGTCCGAGCGCGGACTCGCTGGTGGTGAGCCGCTGGAACCGGGCGGTCTACGTCCAGGCGCTGGCCGAGCCCCGGCGCGCGCTGTCGCTGGTGGCGGGCGCGAGACTGGAGCGGAACCAGGCGTTCGGGTCGTTCGCCACCGGGCGCGCGGGTGCGGCGTACCGGCTCGGCACCGCGAAGCTGCACGCCACGGTGGGCACCGCGTTCAAGGAACCCAGCTTCTTCGAGAACTACGCGACCGGCTACGTGCTGGGGAACGCGGCGCTGAAGCCGGAGCGCTCGACCAGCTGGGATGCGGGAATCGAGCAGGGCTGGGGCAACGGGGCGCTGGTCGTGTCCGCGACCTGGTTCTCGCAGCGGTTCCGGAACCTGATCCAGTACACGTCCGCGCCGCCGACGCCCACCTCGCCCAACTACTACAACGTGGCGGCGGCGGAGGCCTCGGGACTGGAGCTCGAGGCGCGCGCTGCGGTCGGCCCCTCCGTGGAGGTCCGGGCCCAGTACACCTACACGCACACGGCGGCGCAGGACTCCGGGTACGACGGGGCCGCGTTCGCGCAGGGCCAGCGCCTGCTCAGGCGGCCGATCCACGCGGGGAGCGCGGGCGCGACGGCGCGGGTCGGGGCGGGCGGGAGCGCGAGCCTGACCGCGTACTACGTGGGGAACCGGGTGGACGAGGACTTCGCGACCTTCCCGGCCACCCGCGTCGTCCTTCCGGCCTACGTGCGCGTGGACCTGGCCGGCGTGGCGCCGCTGATCGGCGGGAGGAGGAGCGGCGGCGCGAGCCCCGCGGTCGCGCTCACCCTCAAGGTCGAGAACCTGCTCGACCAGCGCTACCAGCAGGTGCTGAACTTCCCCTCGCGGCGGCGCGCGGTGTTCGTCGGGCTGAGGCTGGCCGGCGGGCGATGA
- the selB gene encoding selenocysteine-specific translation elongation factor: MDRHLVIGTAGHIDHGKTALVRALTGVDTDRLEEEKRRGITIDLGFAPLLLGDVEASVVDVPGHEGFIRNMVAGATGVDLALLVVAADEGVMPQTTEHLAILRFLGVTRGVVALTKTDLAPDAAWRALVADEVREKVAAAFARAWPVVEVSAVTGTGLDALRSALAREGEALAARPSADRFRMPVDRAFALPGAGTIVTGTVWSGTAAEGDHLVLLPSGLEARVRSIEVHGRPAPRAVPGRRTALALVGPPHEKVARGEVVVSGGGWRASRAMDVTLVMLPQAAGKLKPRLRVRINHGTAEVLARVSPAAAGAADPAAGGAPAPGAAAGVPARLLLESPLVARAGDRFVVRSYSPVTTIGGGTVVDPWADDRGLARARGAFPSWPGSDAALLVLLVTRRGDRGLARAELEVAAGMDASRFAAACDAALAGGIVAVEGRLFAGSVAADVAERLAGALERFHAEHPLEPGMPAQSWRSAAGDVPAVLVDLAERHLVDLQLVSRDGALVRRAAWAPRLGDAAVRLREELLRELGEADAEPPAVAELAARHPGADVAGLLRLMAREGVVVAVGKDRFYEAGALGRERDRIVSAVTELDPATPAAIRDRLGRSRKWLIPLLEWCDTQGITVRQGDRRVPGKRPGA; encoded by the coding sequence GTGGACCGCCACCTCGTCATAGGCACCGCCGGACACATCGACCACGGCAAGACGGCGCTGGTCAGGGCCCTGACCGGCGTGGACACCGACCGCCTCGAGGAGGAGAAGCGGCGCGGCATCACCATCGACCTCGGGTTCGCCCCGCTGCTGCTGGGCGACGTCGAGGCGAGCGTGGTGGACGTGCCCGGCCACGAGGGGTTCATCCGGAACATGGTCGCGGGCGCCACGGGCGTGGACCTGGCGCTGCTGGTGGTGGCGGCGGACGAAGGCGTGATGCCGCAGACCACCGAGCACCTGGCCATCCTGCGCTTCCTGGGCGTGACGCGCGGCGTGGTCGCGCTCACCAAGACCGACCTGGCGCCGGACGCGGCGTGGCGCGCGCTGGTGGCCGACGAGGTGCGGGAGAAGGTCGCCGCCGCGTTCGCACGCGCCTGGCCGGTGGTGGAGGTCTCGGCGGTGACCGGCACTGGGCTCGACGCGCTCAGGTCCGCGCTGGCCCGGGAAGGGGAGGCGCTCGCGGCGCGGCCGTCCGCCGACCGGTTCCGGATGCCGGTGGACCGCGCGTTCGCCCTGCCCGGCGCGGGCACCATCGTGACCGGCACGGTGTGGAGCGGCACCGCGGCCGAGGGCGACCACCTGGTGCTGCTGCCCTCGGGGCTCGAGGCGCGGGTGCGCAGCATCGAGGTGCACGGCCGTCCGGCGCCCCGCGCCGTCCCGGGCCGCCGCACGGCGCTGGCGCTGGTGGGCCCGCCGCACGAGAAGGTCGCGCGCGGCGAGGTGGTCGTCTCCGGCGGGGGCTGGCGCGCGAGCCGCGCGATGGACGTGACCCTCGTGATGCTGCCCCAGGCGGCCGGGAAACTGAAGCCGCGGCTCCGGGTGCGCATCAACCACGGCACGGCGGAGGTGCTCGCGCGCGTGTCACCGGCGGCCGCGGGAGCCGCCGACCCGGCCGCGGGCGGCGCACCGGCACCCGGCGCCGCAGCCGGCGTCCCCGCGCGCCTGCTGCTCGAGTCGCCGCTCGTCGCGCGCGCCGGCGACCGGTTCGTGGTGCGCTCCTACTCGCCGGTCACGACCATCGGGGGTGGCACGGTGGTGGACCCGTGGGCCGACGACCGCGGCCTCGCGCGCGCCCGCGGGGCCTTCCCGTCGTGGCCCGGGAGCGACGCCGCCCTGCTCGTGCTGCTGGTCACGCGACGCGGGGACCGGGGCCTGGCGCGCGCGGAGCTGGAGGTCGCGGCCGGCATGGACGCGAGCCGCTTCGCCGCGGCCTGCGACGCTGCCCTCGCCGGGGGCATCGTAGCAGTGGAGGGCCGTCTGTTCGCGGGGTCCGTCGCCGCCGACGTCGCCGAGCGGCTCGCCGGCGCCCTCGAGCGGTTCCACGCCGAGCACCCGCTCGAGCCGGGGATGCCGGCGCAGTCGTGGCGCTCGGCCGCGGGGGACGTGCCCGCGGTCCTGGTGGACCTGGCGGAGCGGCACCTCGTGGACCTGCAGCTCGTCTCGCGCGACGGCGCGCTGGTGCGGCGGGCGGCGTGGGCCCCGCGGCTCGGGGACGCTGCCGTGCGGCTGCGCGAGGAGCTGCTGCGCGAGCTCGGCGAGGCGGACGCCGAGCCGCCGGCGGTCGCGGAGCTGGCGGCGCGGCATCCGGGGGCGGACGTGGCTGGACTGCTGCGGCTGATGGCCAGGGAGGGGGTGGTCGTCGCGGTGGGCAAGGACCGCTTCTATGAGGCGGGCGCCCTCGGGCGCGAGCGGGACCGGATCGTGAGCGCCGTCACCGAACTCGATCCGGCGACCCCGGCGGCCATCCGCGACCGGCTGGGCCGGTCACGAAAGTGGTTGATCCCCCTCTTGGAATGGTGTGACACGCAAGGAATTACGGTCAGGCAGGGGGACCGGCGGGTGCCCGGAAAGCGGCCCGGCGCTTGA
- a CDS encoding ABC transporter ATP-binding protein — protein sequence MDEPVTSESGAGGAKDASGAGAASSGVVMSGAVMSGRGESGTGGANDASDAGEVSSGAVFELSGATVRYGAGAPAVEAVSLAVRRGECVAVVGPNGAGKTTLLRALLGLVPCAEGRALTLGREARSWPRDALARAVGVVAQREEPAFPITVREAVEMGRYPHLGSWRAPGAADRAAVERAMARADVAALASRWVATLSGGEWQRVRIARALAQEPVGLVLDEPTASLDLRHEMELFELVTGLVRPGGLAALVVSHHINVAARFADRLVLLAGGRVVADDAPARVLEPGRLAAVFDWPVAVHQLPDGTPQLYPERRPPPTPEDSR from the coding sequence ATGGACGAGCCGGTGACGTCCGAGTCCGGTGCGGGCGGCGCGAAGGACGCTTCCGGCGCCGGGGCGGCCTCGTCCGGCGTGGTGATGTCCGGCGCGGTGATGTCCGGTCGGGGTGAGTCCGGTACGGGCGGCGCGAATGATGCTTCCGACGCCGGGGAGGTCTCCTCCGGCGCGGTCTTCGAGCTGAGCGGCGCCACGGTGCGCTACGGCGCCGGCGCGCCGGCGGTCGAGGCCGTCTCGCTCGCCGTGCGCCGCGGCGAGTGCGTCGCCGTGGTGGGCCCCAACGGCGCCGGCAAGACGACGCTGCTGCGCGCGCTGCTGGGCCTGGTGCCGTGCGCCGAGGGCCGGGCCCTGACGCTCGGGCGCGAGGCGCGCTCGTGGCCGCGCGACGCGCTGGCCCGCGCGGTGGGCGTCGTGGCCCAGCGCGAGGAGCCGGCGTTCCCGATCACGGTGCGGGAGGCGGTGGAGATGGGGCGCTACCCCCACCTCGGCTCGTGGCGCGCGCCGGGGGCCGCCGACCGCGCGGCCGTCGAGCGGGCGATGGCGCGCGCCGACGTCGCGGCGCTCGCGAGCCGCTGGGTGGCCACGCTCTCCGGCGGCGAGTGGCAGCGGGTGCGCATCGCGCGCGCCCTGGCGCAGGAGCCGGTGGGCCTGGTGCTGGACGAGCCCACGGCCTCGCTCGACCTGCGGCACGAGATGGAGCTGTTCGAGCTGGTGACCGGCCTGGTGCGGCCGGGCGGCCTCGCCGCGCTGGTCGTGTCGCATCACATCAACGTCGCCGCCCGGTTCGCGGACCGCCTGGTGCTGCTCGCCGGCGGGCGCGTCGTCGCGGACGACGCGCCCGCGCGCGTGCTGGAGCCGGGCCGGCTCGCCGCCGTGTTCGACTGGCCGGTCGCCGTGCACCAGCTGCCCGACGGAACCCCGCAACTGTACCCGGAGCGGCGCCCGCCGCCCACCCCGGAGGATTCCCGATGA